A window of Phragmites australis chromosome 2, lpPhrAust1.1, whole genome shotgun sequence genomic DNA:
CTCCAATACATGATATATTATCCATTTTCATGGCAAATGGCATGATATGTGAGACTGACATAATTAACTGCCATTGTTGCTTAATTTTGATTTTCACACATCTTATTGTGgatttgatttttctttatatCTTAGGCTCTTGTGAACATGATCAGCAACCCTGTGAATTCAACTGTGCCAATTGCTGCTGAGGTTTTCAAGAAGGCCGGTACTTATGATGAGAAGAGGTTGTTTGGTGTGACCACTCTTGATGTTGTTCGTGCCAAGACTTTCTATGCTGGGAAGGCCAATGTACCAGTTACCGGTAATAATCAATGGTTTACTTTATGATTGTGGAACGGAagagtgtggtttgtagtagtATTTTGTTTCTCTGTTCCTAAGTTGGAGTGATTTTTGCAGGTGTGAATGTCCCTGTTGTTGGTGGTCATGCGGGTGTCACCATCCTGCCACTGTTCTCACAGGTATTTGGCCTTGATAAGCTTTCTTTGAATTAATGTTTTCATGCAACATTTATTATAATCAGATTTGAATTGAGTGATAGATCCTTTTTGAACCACATTATATTATGCCATGTAATGAGGAAAACATGCTGAGTTAGAAAACCAATGTTCATGTGCTCAGGTAATGAGAGAATACTGCTGGGGTTTATTGTGCATCAAATACAAAAGTGTTATGTTATTATTTCTCTAAATCACAAGATATATTTGTTGGTAGAAGCCTTTGTTCCTAACTTAGCTTAGTATTAATAGGGGAAAACATATCATCTATGGTTAAATTTCTGTGGCCATTTTGAACTGTGAAGTAATTGATGTAAACAGTGTACTTCTAATTTGCTACTCTTAACTTTGATAACTAGCTTGATTAGGTTTTATTTGATATAGGCAACTCCTGCAACCAATGCATTGTCTGAAGAAGACATCAAGGCTCTCACCAAGAGGACACAGGATGGTGGgactgaagttgttgaggcaAAGGCTGGAAAGGGCTCTGCAACCTTGTCCATGGCGTaagtcaaaaaagaaaaacaagaactgTGCAGACCAAGGGTCTCCTGATTTTCCTGTTAGTTTTCTTCTGTCtgtttttataaataaatttgtATATTGGTGCAGGTATGCTGGTGCTGTTTTTGCTGATGCATGCTTGAAGGGTCTCAATGGAGTTCCAGACATTGTCGAATGCTCTTATGTGCAATCAACTGTAACAGAGCTGCCATTCTTTGCCTCCAAGGTACATGCACACTTCACTTTATGGTTGCAGTGGTGATATATCTAAGTATCTACTGTGCTGTgccaataatttttttaatgatagaTGGTTATTGTAGTCTTATGTTTGAAGAGATTGTGTTCCTATGTGAGGCATGGTTATCCTAGTTCACCTTTTCTATTTTGTGCATCGATAATTTTATTTGGCTTGCAAGTTGTTTAATTTAAAACTTCCTTTTCTGCTGACTAAATACAAATGTTTGGAGATGAACATGACCTAGCTATGCATCTGTCCAAATTATGGAAAGATAGGTTATGTCTAAGTGTGTGGTCACACATTTGCTGATTCCGTGCAATGATATTTTTATGACAATAGTTGAAGTCTAATAGTTTATGGAATTGCTAGCTTGGATACTGGTTTGCAATGCGTGGTTACACCTTCATTTTATTGGCTGAGCTATTTCATGGACATTGGTTTAGCAGCATATGGCACCAGAATGGTGCTTACGAGTACTTATGCAAATATGTAATGCTTCACCATGTTGTAGTGTGTGGGTCTATTTTCCTGTAGCACGATATCTTACGGATTTTTTTATGCCTAAGATGAAATGgttttgaaaaagagaagctctgCATGAACACGTGGTGGTCAATTGTACATGCACTGACATTTGCTTAAGGACTTGGctttatcaatatatttttatgttcAAAATTCAACATAATTAATCTTGGAACAGGTACTACTTAGTGTGGTTTCACCTTGTTGTCATCCCGATATCTTACACTTGTACTACAGAAATCTTATGTTTGAGCGATTGATTGGAATTCATGTTCTAGTTGCTGGAGTACTTACATTGCTATCACTGATGTTACAGGTGAAGCTTGGGAAGAATGGAGTTGAGGAAGTGCTTGGGTTGGGTGAGTTGTCGGCCTTTGAGAAGGAAGGGTTAGAGAATCTCAAGGGTGAGCTCAAGTCCTCAATTGAGAAGGGTATCAAGTTCGCAAACGAGAATTAGATAGGACATTTTGCAGATTGTAGCGGTAATTGAAACCTGTAGTTGATTCTACGCTTTAGCCCTGTTGTGTGGGCATGGGAGAGGATTTACAATAAGAATTCCGGCTGGTTTGATTATTACCAGACAGAACAAAACTTTTACGAGAGGTTTATTCCGGCGGCATATGGCTTGTGTAAAGTTTTGAACTGTTACACTAAACAAGCATTAATTATGCAATTTGTGCCTTTTAAGCAGCAATGCTATGAACTCCGATGGTCTATAGGCGACTGGTGTCGTATCCATTTGGTGCGCAGCTACCTGGTCGCGCGCGCGTGTGTGATTGTTATTCCTATCGTAGGTACGTTGTACGATGGTTGTACCTACGTCTCATGTTCTTCTGAACAAGTTATCTAGTATCGGTCTTCCGGTTAAAATTTGtcaattttctttttgaacCAAGGAATTTATCAGGAATCACAACTGCATATTAGAGCGCTATTGTATTGTAATCCTTGCATTTCACTTAACGGTTGTACGCGTTTCAATATATTTTACGTATCAGTATCGTAACACATCTCCGTCTGTAATTATTTATCCTCAATCGCTTCAACTGTCATCCTTTGTAACCTCTCGAGAATGCAGGTAACaatttttcaacaaaaaaaaaagcagaatTGAATCAGGCACACATCACACACCAACTAATTTTGCCACAAAACTGAAGGAGACTAGCAATTACGGACggtagcggtggtggtggtggggggggggggggcggtgccGGTGGCGGGTTGCTACTCTGCATGTTCAGTGTCACATTCCTGCTGTCCGAGATCACTGGCGGGCAGCGTGAGGTCGGTTTCGTGGTGACGGAAAGGGATCGCACGAGAAAAACACGGGGGGAGCCATGGGGAGGAATAGAAACTTCCGAGTTCAAAGAGGATAGTCGATATTTTGTCCCCACTCAATTACAACACACGGCTTATATAACTGCCACAACCCATATACACACACGGGCCTAGACCCACACACCCCACCAGCTAGCCACAGCCCATCGCCTCCAAGGCTCGACTGAATTCTCCACCTGGACATGGCACCATTCACACCAGAGAGATGACATACGTCGGTTCATGACAATCCCCGCCCCTTAGAGCATAGCTTGACCCCAAGCTGGAGCGGCAGGAAAGCGGCGACACAAGTCTTGCTCATCCTCCGAGGTGGCCATTCCAGCAGGAAGCCTACTCCACTGAGTGAGAACGTGGCGAGCCGTAGAAGCCGTGTGAGGCACTAGAACGCGCTCCAGGACATGCATTGGAACAAGAGTCTGAAATGGATTAGTAGAAACTATAGAAAGGTCGGTGCTAACCAGTAACACCTTAAATTTACAATTtctgcaatagtttaaaattttgctagaatttaagtaggagttgtaaattttgttcaatagaagaaattaatttctaaatttaaatttccataggttatatttgtgtttgatgcATTTATGCTGCAATAGTTGTAATAGGGTTTTATgcttgaaaaatgtttgcaaaagatcgctaaaAGTCGCTtgtttaaaacctcttttgaatttggttcaaaatgtaaaaagaaaagtattttcaaaattttaaaactctTCCCGGACTGAATTCCTTTAGTGTGGCCCAAATCTCCCCCtcccctttcttttctttccgggctgcctccctccctctcccaatTGGACCCAGCCTGGCCATCATTCCCCGACCCAACTCCTCCCTCCCcatctctcctttcctctctccGCGTGGGCCACCTTCTCCCCTTCCACGCTGGGCCGCTCCCAAGTCAACCTTCCCTCACGCCCGAGCTTCCCTCTCCCGCGCACTCTCCGCCGTATTTATCTCCATCAAGGCCACTGGCCATTTTCTTTGAATCTGACCGATGTTCTTCCCCTCTCGCACATATAAGCCTCCCAATGTATTCCTTGCGACGTTCCGCACCCATTCCACCCGTTTCCCCCTTGTTTTTTGCTCAGATTCATCCTTGGCgttgtcatcttcttcaactccgGTGAGCTCCGCCACCGCGTCAATTCTCTGCACCCGAGCCACCATTGACCCTGATTCTTCCCTCTTTGGTGTCTCAGGGCCTCCGGTGGATCGTCCCGCCGCTCCTCAGCTTCTCTCAACCGTCGGAACCCCGTCCGCGCAGTGTTCGAGCTCCACCATCCGCTCCTCTCCATTGCCGACCTCCCACAGCCCCTCTCCATCGTCGAGAAGCCCGTGGTGAGAATCCCCGTGCCCTGCTCGTCATTTTGTGCCTTTCCCCAATGAGTTTCGTGGCCGGAAGCGCGACTTCACGCTTCTCCGACGAGGCTCCAACCATGCACCACCGTTGACCGGCCGTCGGCCATGTCCACCGCCGCCCGGTTTGCCCCCTTTCACCCATAGCCGTCCAATCTTGATCGTGTGGCATAGATCCCATACCCCTTCACTCTTTTGTAGtcagtccaccgtggaccatggACCGGCCCTCAGGCCGTGGTCCATAGGTCCATGGACCTTTTCTGTAGGTTTTTCTATGAAAAAATAATTCTTATTcactttatgacatcataaataagattttcagtataaaaacaaatcgGTTTATTCTTGGAaaacaagtaaaatttgcagaaaagcccctagaacttcaaaagcttataactctttgctcgtagctccgatttcggtaattttcatgctcaaatgttcgtagcgacgtgtagaatcttttctagggttttttttaacctAGTCTTAgtattgtttggtgtattgttcttagtagtttccctaTGGTACTTTTTCcggtttgtcgattaggaggtgattcgttcgggaatctgcaagatcaagtttttgaagacttcaagcaaccctcagctgaaggcaagtgtccttgaacatcttactcctgttttaggattcatgtgtagctatttattccttcattgcatgcttgtctaaactagaatcccatgttaggatttactagcttttgtatgattattccttgtcgttgttgatgagtcatggttcatgaagggtagatatgccagtgctgtcatagttgggtaaatgttaatcttgacttataattatgcaacaagaatcaggtatggtaattttgtagcaatatggtataagGATCCCAATAgaatgtttgtatgatgatggtgcgggaatgcacgtgtgcgggtAATGCATAGTTGGTTGgtggttgttcttgtgtggAATCCTAAGGACTAGTTCTTGAATCATGTAACCCAGCTAAACTGCACAACCATGAGGTTAATATGAGTATGGCCTGGCCATCTAATTAGCAACCCctctgattctgtgggcacTAATGGATAGTTGAGTGACACAAGAAAGGGCTTTTGCAGTGATGGAATtgtctgttagtggtgaaacctcagtgggtgcctacggatcgacgggagctttgtaaaggccttgtagtgagaccccaactccacaccctggaagtgtgaagcaacacgggaatcacgactcgtggggaaagttgtgcaaactctatctttctagataggttttatcttgttgttattttgttttatgcttTGTTAGTGTATTTTTTGTGTGTTTTAccagtaattgtgcgattagacaTCAACACCcaagatcaatttgaggaacgtcaagaccagaagctagagtacactgagcagcagcaaggagaaggcaagtgtccttgatcatattgaacctatatttttaaatattttgttttataaaattgcatgaaATATCTGTCAATTTGATAGatagtcacctatattagggtttacctttacattccttgacgCCTAAGAGGTGGTTAACATGAGTCTTTTGGATAGAATTGCTTAGCCCTGCTATCGAGATGTTGGGTAGTGTCATATAAATGATTAGTGGATATATATAATAGTCATTGTGAACTTGATATATTAatatggaaccctaggacttgggcaaagagttggTAGGTTTATGATGGTAAGTGTGGTCGGCTTGTAGATTCATTCCAAGCAGTTGTCTCTTTGGTTAGGATGGTCGTAACATCTGTTCTCTTTGGTTAGGATGGCTGTAATATATGTTCCCTCCCTCTTCTGCTGGTTATTACCCTGTTGAGTAGTCTTTGCCCGAGTGTCACATATAAAgactggttcatggagcgacaacccagaAATATCGTACCGAACAcaaggccgatatgggtaaggtttAGCATATCGATTAGACACCTGACTAGCATTTGTTGTAGTACTAGGActtaattgatggaccatgcttcgtagt
This region includes:
- the LOC133908379 gene encoding malate dehydrogenase, mitochondrial-like; amino-acid sequence: MSPSLMRSASQLLRRRGYSSATGQLERKVAILGAAGGIGQPLALLMKLNPLVSSLSLYDIAGTPGVAADVSHINSPALVKGFMGEDQLGEALEGSDVVIIPAGVPRKPGMTRDDLFNINAGIVKNLCTAIAKYCPNALVNMISNPVNSTVPIAAEVFKKAGTYDEKRLFGVTTLDVVRAKTFYAGKANVPVTGVNVPVVGGHAGVTILPLFSQATPATNALSEEDIKALTKRTQDGGTEVVEAKAGKGSATLSMAYAGAVFADACLKGLNGVPDIVECSYVQSTVTELPFFASKVKLGKNGVEEVLGLGELSAFEKEGLENLKGELKSSIEKGIKFANEN